One Epidermidibacterium keratini DNA segment encodes these proteins:
- a CDS encoding serine/threonine-protein kinase, translating into MPRLPDIPGLTDFVQIGEGGNGVVYRAMQAGLRRVVAVKLLSARLDSTAADRFAREGQALGLVSGHPNIVPVYSADTTSDGEPYLVMQLCEGGSLADRVEGSGPMPWQQVLDLGVRISGALQTAHDAGLLHRDIKPGNILFDGYGVPLLADFGQAQHADAHLTKTGDVVATPGFAAPEVLTGSKATVRSDVYSLASTMLAAILGYAPFSRDTDENVAATLLRVLQDAPPDVRPLGVPEPLAQVLERAMSKQPGMRPMSAAEFGRELQRVQRELGLPVTQMIVPPKPDSTTPFTPMTAPTMVESDRPRASTAPLGPDGPPPGATAHQGASAGGGRRTGRWIAIGLVLALLVAGGVWAGIALLGAREPKNVTSASDLLIGGEDYGEGTWETTEDISLLTNTLGTTGDDISDPSPSNLSECLGLDFSAMIDDAKASAQYVDTSLSSPDEESPSAYRYGRTVSIVANSAGDAEQFVTAFASPTFDTCLDATDGLGANIGEESTSYSNASKISVPEFDPSPPDSVSYQLRQVAVPLSSLSDGTESSDDTPAGYRYVTFVAMAAGTSVDIVVFQSSEATLADSAYEQTYEAFLDAATQ; encoded by the coding sequence ATGCCACGCCTGCCCGACATCCCCGGCCTGACTGACTTTGTGCAGATCGGGGAGGGCGGCAATGGCGTCGTCTACCGCGCGATGCAGGCCGGGCTGCGCCGCGTTGTCGCGGTCAAGCTGCTCTCGGCGCGCCTCGACTCGACCGCTGCCGACCGGTTTGCGCGGGAGGGCCAGGCGCTCGGTCTGGTCTCCGGGCACCCCAACATCGTTCCGGTCTACTCCGCCGATACCACCTCCGATGGTGAGCCGTATCTCGTCATGCAGCTCTGTGAAGGCGGCTCGCTCGCTGACCGGGTCGAGGGCAGCGGTCCGATGCCGTGGCAGCAGGTGCTCGATCTCGGCGTCCGGATCAGCGGAGCGCTGCAGACCGCCCACGACGCGGGGTTGCTGCACCGCGACATCAAGCCCGGCAACATCCTCTTCGACGGGTACGGCGTACCGCTGTTGGCTGACTTCGGGCAGGCCCAGCATGCCGACGCGCACCTGACCAAGACCGGCGACGTCGTCGCGACGCCCGGTTTCGCCGCGCCCGAGGTGCTCACCGGCTCGAAGGCGACGGTGCGCTCGGACGTCTACTCGCTGGCCTCGACGATGCTGGCCGCGATCCTCGGCTACGCGCCGTTTAGCCGTGACACCGACGAGAACGTCGCCGCCACGCTGCTACGGGTGCTGCAGGACGCGCCGCCGGACGTGCGCCCGCTCGGCGTACCCGAGCCGCTCGCCCAGGTGCTCGAGCGCGCGATGTCTAAGCAGCCGGGCATGCGCCCGATGAGCGCGGCCGAGTTTGGCCGCGAGCTGCAGCGGGTGCAGCGCGAGCTGGGGCTGCCGGTGACCCAGATGATCGTGCCGCCGAAGCCGGACTCCACGACGCCCTTCACGCCGATGACTGCGCCGACGATGGTCGAGTCGGATCGTCCCCGTGCGTCGACGGCACCGCTCGGACCGGACGGCCCGCCGCCGGGGGCCACCGCACACCAGGGCGCGTCGGCAGGCGGCGGACGGCGTACCGGCCGGTGGATCGCGATCGGTCTCGTGCTCGCGCTGCTGGTCGCCGGCGGGGTGTGGGCGGGCATCGCGTTGCTCGGCGCACGCGAGCCCAAGAACGTCACGTCAGCCTCGGACCTGCTCATCGGTGGCGAAGACTACGGCGAGGGCACGTGGGAGACCACCGAGGACATCAGCCTGCTCACCAACACCCTCGGAACCACCGGAGACGACATCTCCGATCCGAGCCCGTCCAACCTCAGCGAGTGCCTCGGGCTGGACTTCTCGGCGATGATCGACGATGCGAAGGCCTCCGCGCAGTACGTCGACACGTCGCTGTCGAGCCCCGACGAGGAGTCGCCCTCGGCCTACCGCTACGGACGCACCGTCTCGATCGTCGCGAACTCGGCCGGTGATGCCGAGCAGTTCGTCACCGCGTTTGCCAGTCCCACCTTCGATACCTGCCTTGATGCCACGGACGGCCTGGGCGCGAACATCGGCGAGGAGTCCACCTCCTACTCGAACGCCTCGAAGATCAGCGTCCCGGAGTTCGACCCCTCGCCGCCGGACTCGGTGAGCTACCAGCTGCGCCAGGTCGCCGTCCCGCTGTCGAGCCTCAGCGACGGCACCGAATCCAGCGACGACACGCCCGCCGGCTACCGCTACGTGACGTTCGTGGCGATGGCGGCCGGGACGTCGGTCGACATCGTGGTGTTCCAGAGCAGCGAGGCGACGTTGGCGGATTCGGCGTACGAGCAGACCTACGAGGCGTTCCTGGACGCCGCGACCCAGTGA
- a CDS encoding magnesium transporter MgtE N-terminal domain-containing protein, with protein MASRVYLTRLVGLTVYDPDGDTVGKVRDVVLTLRSDSSPARVIGLVVEISRGRQSFVPIGQMSSVDTHSLRLTTSTVSVRRFEQRPHELLAMAQLLDRQVTVKESGKHAVLVDVAMEQSRAKDWLIRKVAVRERTSRLGRGHVVQLDWDEVTGIMQVSGKQETASILEELEDQRAADVAARIRDLPEGRRQEVAEALDDDRLADVLEELPDDDQREILARLDDERAADVLSEMDPDDAADLLGDLPDGERERLLGLMEPDEATPVRQLLSYGDDTAGGVMTSQPVILHPDTTIAEALAHVRRQEISPALASQVYVTRPPSTTPTGRFLGVVHIQRLLREAPFEQVGAITDDDLDPLGPDTDLEEITRYFATYNLVAAPVVDDAGRLIGAVTVDDLLDHLLPDDWREIDG; from the coding sequence ATCGCTTCCCGTGTGTACCTCACCCGCCTCGTCGGGTTGACCGTCTATGACCCGGACGGCGACACGGTCGGCAAGGTGCGAGACGTCGTCCTCACCCTGCGCAGCGACTCCTCCCCCGCACGCGTCATCGGCCTCGTCGTGGAGATCTCCCGCGGCCGCCAGTCGTTTGTGCCAATCGGGCAGATGTCCAGCGTCGACACCCACTCGCTGCGGCTGACCACAAGCACCGTCAGCGTGCGCCGCTTCGAGCAGCGCCCGCACGAGCTGCTGGCGATGGCCCAGCTGCTCGACCGGCAGGTCACCGTCAAGGAGAGCGGCAAGCACGCCGTACTCGTGGATGTCGCGATGGAGCAGTCCCGCGCGAAGGACTGGCTGATCCGCAAGGTCGCCGTGCGCGAGCGCACCAGCCGGCTCGGGCGCGGGCACGTCGTCCAGCTCGACTGGGACGAGGTCACCGGGATCATGCAGGTCTCGGGCAAGCAGGAGACCGCCTCGATCCTTGAGGAGCTTGAGGACCAGCGCGCCGCCGACGTCGCAGCCCGCATCCGCGACCTGCCCGAGGGGCGCCGCCAGGAGGTCGCCGAAGCGCTCGATGACGATCGGCTCGCCGACGTCCTCGAAGAGCTGCCCGACGACGACCAGCGCGAGATCCTCGCTCGCCTGGACGACGAGCGCGCAGCCGACGTGCTGTCGGAGATGGACCCCGACGACGCGGCCGACCTCCTGGGCGATCTTCCCGACGGCGAGCGCGAGCGGCTGCTCGGACTCATGGAGCCCGACGAGGCGACCCCGGTCCGCCAGCTGCTGTCGTACGGCGATGACACGGCCGGCGGTGTGATGACCAGCCAGCCGGTGATCTTGCACCCGGACACCACGATCGCCGAGGCGCTGGCGCACGTCCGACGGCAGGAGATCAGCCCCGCGCTGGCCAGCCAGGTCTACGTCACCCGGCCGCCGTCGACCACGCCGACCGGGCGTTTTCTCGGCGTCGTCCACATCCAGCGACTGCTGCGCGAGGCGCCGTTTGAGCAGGTCGGCGCGATCACCGACGACGACCTCGACCCGCTCGGCCCAGACACCGATCTCGAAGAGATCACCCGCTACTTCGCGACGTACAACCTCGTCGCCGCGCCGGTCGTCGACGATGCCGGCCGTCTCATCGGAGCGGTCACCGTCGACGACCTGCTCGATCACCTGCTGCCGGATGATTGGCGCGAGATCGATGGCTAA
- a CDS encoding DUF1003 domain-containing protein, whose protein sequence is MAKTDRTSRTRSTRDDRLATPKSGSSRTIRIDSDRFGEWSEAIARFFGTTQYLVMQTAVVIVWILLNIFAVSMRWDPYPFILLNLAFSTQAAYAAPLILLAQNRQEARDRASLEEDRSRAVAAKADTEFIARELASLRLAIGELATRDFVRSELEKMLAESQDDDEGKDGAKRGKSGKK, encoded by the coding sequence ATGGCTAAGACCGACCGCACGTCCCGCACGCGCTCCACGCGCGATGACCGGCTCGCCACCCCGAAGTCGGGCTCGAGCCGCACGATCCGCATCGACTCCGACCGCTTCGGCGAATGGTCGGAGGCGATCGCCCGCTTCTTCGGCACGACGCAGTACCTCGTCATGCAGACCGCGGTGGTGATCGTGTGGATCCTGCTTAATATCTTCGCGGTCTCGATGCGCTGGGACCCCTACCCGTTCATCCTGCTGAACCTGGCCTTCTCCACCCAGGCGGCGTACGCCGCACCGCTGATCCTGCTCGCACAAAACCGGCAGGAGGCTCGCGATCGCGCCTCGCTGGAGGAAGACCGCTCGCGCGCTGTCGCGGCCAAGGCCGACACCGAGTTCATCGCCCGCGAGCTGGCCTCGCTGCGCCTAGCGATCGGCGAGCTGGCCACCCGCGACTTCGTGCGCTCGGAACTGGAGAAGATGCTCGCCGAGTCGCAGGATGATGACGAAGGCAAGGACGGCGCGAAGCGGGGCAAGTCCGGCAAGAAGTGA
- a CDS encoding Mrp/NBP35 family ATP-binding protein, protein MPAVVDRDSVDAALATVNDPEIRRPLTEIGMIKDVQIADSGDVAVTVLLTVAGCPMRETLIRDVQQAVGRVPGVAGVNVDFDVMTDEQRTELRTQLRGGSPEPVIPFSQPGNLTRVYAVASGKGGVGKSSVTVNLAVAMAQQGLRVGVVDADIYGFSVPRMLGVDHAPTQVDNMIMPPQANGVSVISIGMFTPGNAPVVWRGPMLHRALQQFLADVYWGDLDVLLLDLPPGTGDVAISIAQLLPSSELIVVTTPQLAAREVAERAGAIANQTHQQIVGVIENMSSFPCPHCGEPIDIFGSGGGQAVADSLTTSTGTRVPLLGQVPLDVRLREGGDEGEPLVLADPESGAGKALHEIAAKLASRERGLAGMSLGITPVRKG, encoded by the coding sequence ATGCCTGCCGTAGTCGATCGCGACTCCGTCGATGCCGCGCTTGCCACCGTCAACGACCCGGAGATCCGCCGGCCGCTGACCGAGATCGGGATGATCAAGGACGTGCAGATCGCCGACAGTGGCGATGTGGCTGTCACCGTCCTGCTCACCGTCGCCGGCTGTCCGATGCGCGAGACGCTGATCCGCGACGTCCAGCAGGCCGTCGGCCGCGTGCCGGGCGTGGCCGGGGTCAACGTCGACTTCGACGTGATGACCGACGAGCAGCGCACCGAGCTGCGCACCCAGCTGCGCGGTGGCTCGCCCGAGCCGGTGATCCCCTTCTCCCAGCCGGGCAACCTCACCCGGGTGTACGCCGTTGCCTCCGGCAAGGGCGGCGTCGGCAAGTCCAGCGTGACGGTCAACCTCGCGGTGGCGATGGCCCAGCAGGGCCTGCGCGTCGGTGTCGTGGACGCCGACATCTACGGTTTCTCAGTCCCGCGCATGCTCGGCGTCGACCACGCACCCACGCAGGTCGACAACATGATCATGCCGCCGCAGGCGAACGGCGTCTCGGTCATCTCGATCGGGATGTTCACCCCCGGCAACGCCCCGGTCGTCTGGCGCGGACCGATGCTGCACCGTGCGCTGCAGCAGTTCCTTGCCGACGTCTACTGGGGAGATCTCGACGTGCTGCTGCTCGACCTGCCGCCGGGCACCGGCGACGTCGCGATCTCGATCGCGCAGCTGCTGCCGAGCTCGGAGCTGATCGTCGTCACGACGCCGCAGCTGGCCGCCCGTGAGGTTGCCGAGCGAGCCGGCGCGATCGCCAACCAGACCCACCAGCAGATCGTCGGCGTCATCGAAAACATGTCCTCGTTCCCGTGCCCGCACTGCGGTGAGCCGATCGACATCTTCGGCAGCGGCGGCGGTCAGGCCGTCGCCGACTCGTTGACCACCTCGACCGGCACGCGGGTTCCGCTGCTGGGTCAGGTGCCCCTCGACGTGCGTCTACGTGAGGGCGGCGACGAAGGCGAGCCGCTGGTGCTCGCCGATCCGGAGTCCGGCGCTGGCAAGGCGCTGCACGAGATCGCCGCCAAGCTGGCGAGCCGCGAGCGCGGACTGGCCGGCATGTCGCTGGGCATCACGCCGGTCCGCAAGGGATAG
- a CDS encoding twin-arginine translocase TatA/TatE family subunit yields the protein MFSSLGWGEILVLLVVALLIFGPDKLPGAARQAADALKGVKKQVTGARQTVKEEFGDAIPADFDRTMLNPKAFVRKHLWEDDEPAPVAQQPTGQGPARPAQYDAETT from the coding sequence ATGTTCAGCTCACTGGGCTGGGGCGAGATCCTCGTCCTGCTCGTCGTCGCGCTGCTGATCTTCGGCCCCGACAAGCTGCCCGGTGCGGCCCGGCAGGCCGCGGATGCCCTGAAGGGCGTGAAGAAGCAGGTCACCGGCGCCCGCCAGACGGTCAAGGAAGAGTTCGGCGACGCGATCCCGGCCGACTTCGACCGCACGATGCTGAACCCGAAGGCGTTTGTGCGCAAGCACCTGTGGGAAGACGACGAGCCGGCTCCGGTCGCGCAGCAGCCGACCGGTCAGGGCCCGGCCCGCCCCGCGCAGTACGACGCCGAGACCACCTAG
- a CDS encoding HpcH/HpaI aldolase/citrate lyase family protein produces MPAANERALEKAKAIAADALIFDLEDAVAPDAKESARDKAVAAVTGGGYGRRELTIRINGMDTEWHADDLAAAAQAGPDGIVVPKVGSADEVRALVAAIEKAGAPEHTQLWAMVETPQAMLDVAAIASASERLGVLVMGTNDLAKELHAEHVPGRQPLLTGLGLCLLGARAAGKVILDGVYNDVKNADGFAAEARQGRELGFDGKTLIHPSQVEPCNEAFAPSEQEVADAEEIVTVWNETLSSGKGVATVNGRMIENLHVENAQRVLDMSKAIAALQVDD; encoded by the coding sequence ATGCCCGCCGCTAACGAGCGGGCGTTGGAGAAGGCCAAGGCGATCGCCGCCGACGCGCTCATCTTCGACCTAGAGGACGCCGTCGCGCCGGATGCCAAGGAGTCGGCGCGTGACAAGGCCGTCGCGGCCGTCACCGGCGGTGGTTACGGACGCCGCGAGCTGACGATCCGGATCAACGGCATGGACACCGAGTGGCACGCCGATGACCTGGCAGCTGCCGCTCAGGCCGGTCCCGACGGCATCGTCGTACCCAAGGTCGGCAGCGCCGACGAGGTGCGCGCGCTGGTCGCTGCGATCGAGAAGGCGGGCGCTCCCGAGCACACGCAGCTCTGGGCAATGGTCGAGACCCCGCAGGCAATGCTGGACGTTGCCGCGATCGCCTCGGCCTCCGAGCGGCTCGGCGTACTCGTCATGGGCACCAACGACCTCGCCAAGGAGCTGCACGCCGAGCACGTGCCCGGCCGTCAGCCGCTGCTGACCGGCCTCGGGCTGTGCCTGCTCGGCGCCCGCGCCGCAGGCAAGGTGATCCTCGATGGCGTCTACAACGACGTCAAGAACGCCGACGGCTTCGCCGCGGAGGCCCGGCAGGGACGTGAGCTCGGCTTCGACGGCAAGACGCTGATCCATCCCAGCCAGGTCGAACCATGCAACGAGGCGTTTGCGCCGTCCGAGCAAGAGGTCGCCGACGCCGAGGAGATCGTCACCGTGTGGAACGAGACGCTCAGCTCCGGCAAGGGCGTCGCGACGGTCAACGGCCGTATGATCGAAAACCTGCACGTCGAGAACGCTCAGCGGGTGCTCGACATGAGCAAGGCGATCGCCGCGCTGCAGGTAGACGACTAG
- a CDS encoding HpcH/HpaI aldolase/citrate lyase family protein, whose translation MRSAKDFFKPLAVGAPQPVTEVPARPSRVIHFFDPSNEKMAAKIPDMVGKADVLLGNLEDGVKADNKVAAREGLVRIGQEVDFGENTQLWTRLNSLDSPWFIDDITTLVTAIGDKLDVVMIPKVEGAEDIHYVDRLLAQLEAKAGLTKPILVHAILETARGMVNVEEICAASPRMQGLSLGPADLAADRRMKTTRVGGGHPGYLVREDPVDGDIEGERATYQQDLWHYTIARMVDACVMNGIFPYYGPFGDIKDTVACEDQFRNAFLLGCVGAWSLHPVQIEIGKRVFSPSVEDVAHARRVVAAMGDGTGAVMLDGKMEDDASLKQCQVIVALADQLGKLDPELKKAYDAAGTES comes from the coding sequence ATGCGTAGCGCCAAGGACTTCTTCAAACCGCTCGCGGTTGGAGCCCCGCAGCCGGTCACTGAGGTGCCGGCTCGTCCCTCGCGGGTGATCCACTTCTTCGACCCGAGCAACGAGAAGATGGCCGCCAAGATCCCCGACATGGTGGGCAAGGCCGACGTACTGCTCGGCAACCTCGAAGACGGCGTCAAGGCCGACAACAAGGTCGCCGCGCGCGAGGGTCTGGTGCGGATCGGCCAGGAGGTCGACTTCGGCGAGAACACGCAGCTATGGACCCGCCTGAACAGCCTCGACTCGCCGTGGTTCATCGACGACATCACCACGCTCGTCACCGCGATCGGCGACAAGCTCGACGTCGTGATGATCCCCAAGGTCGAGGGCGCCGAGGACATCCACTACGTCGACCGGCTGCTCGCGCAGCTGGAGGCCAAGGCCGGGCTGACCAAGCCGATCCTGGTGCACGCGATCCTCGAGACCGCCCGCGGCATGGTCAACGTCGAGGAGATCTGCGCCGCGAGCCCCCGCATGCAGGGCCTGTCGCTGGGCCCTGCGGACCTGGCCGCGGACCGCCGGATGAAGACCACTCGCGTCGGTGGCGGGCACCCCGGATACCTCGTGCGTGAGGATCCGGTCGACGGCGACATCGAGGGCGAGCGCGCGACGTACCAGCAGGACCTGTGGCACTACACGATCGCGCGCATGGTCGATGCCTGCGTGATGAACGGGATCTTCCCCTACTACGGGCCGTTCGGTGACATCAAGGACACCGTCGCGTGCGAAGACCAGTTCCGCAACGCGTTCCTGCTCGGCTGCGTCGGCGCCTGGTCGCTGCACCCGGTGCAGATCGAGATCGGCAAGCGCGTCTTCAGCCCGTCTGTCGAGGACGTCGCGCACGCTCGTCGGGTCGTCGCCGCGATGGGCGACGGCACCGGCGCGGTGATGCTCGACGGCAAGATGGAAGACGACGCATCGCTCAAGCAGTGCCAGGTCATCGTGGCGCTCGCCGACCAGCTCGGCAAGCTCGATCCCGAGCTGAAGAAGGCGTACGACGCTGCCGGAACGGAGAGCTGA
- a CDS encoding S1C family serine protease codes for MPNDDSRSPQPPTSGAPTPPSQSPNGQQDVSSHATGDTAGSAAFSRPDGVQGSFTARPSRPPAPPAAPRPSPEQARVFGRPAGNADSFNQQHRPPQPPHRPAAPPPVPYAKAFSRPQGADDLQRRPGAAPYQIQLRESPWWKPDAPRDPWRDPSASAVLVAPSDGDEDEDSGDDGVVDTGEQKRRLRLGDLPLRIGALLLAGALFVALAAGATGFFLAKRASESPLTKPSPEYNTVDNTKEPSTIGEIADKVQPSVVKIEVVVGSSGGSGSGVVIEEDGYILTNNHVISAAADQPEAAITVYYVDGSASPAQIVGRDTASDLAVLKVDKPGLVPIDIGKSGNVKVGDEVVAFGSPLGLAGTVTSGIVSALNRPMHLGGEGSDTDAYILAVQTDASINPGNSGGALVDAQGALIGINSAIASFASAGGQAGSIGLGFAIPVDYAMSIATSLISGEQPQHGSLGLSAESVTDGTNDGVRIVRVDPGGAAEQAGLAAKDIIVEADGIKIGAVEDLLAVANLRKPGDAITVKVISGNSEKDVQVTLG; via the coding sequence ATGCCGAACGACGACTCGCGCTCGCCGCAGCCGCCCACCTCGGGCGCTCCTACGCCGCCGAGCCAGTCCCCGAACGGTCAGCAGGACGTTTCTTCGCACGCCACCGGTGACACCGCGGGCTCGGCGGCCTTCTCGCGTCCCGACGGTGTCCAGGGCAGCTTCACTGCCCGGCCGAGCCGCCCGCCGGCGCCTCCGGCGGCCCCGCGACCGAGCCCCGAGCAGGCCCGCGTGTTTGGCCGCCCGGCCGGCAACGCCGACTCGTTCAACCAGCAGCACCGCCCGCCGCAGCCGCCGCACCGCCCGGCAGCACCGCCTCCGGTCCCTTATGCGAAGGCGTTCTCGCGGCCCCAGGGCGCCGACGACCTGCAACGTCGCCCCGGAGCGGCGCCCTACCAGATCCAGCTGCGCGAGTCGCCGTGGTGGAAGCCCGACGCTCCTCGCGACCCGTGGCGTGACCCGAGCGCCTCCGCCGTACTGGTGGCCCCCAGCGATGGGGATGAGGACGAGGACTCCGGTGACGACGGTGTGGTCGACACCGGTGAGCAGAAGCGTCGACTGCGCCTCGGAGACCTGCCGCTGCGCATTGGAGCGCTGCTTCTCGCCGGCGCGCTGTTTGTCGCGCTCGCGGCCGGAGCGACCGGTTTCTTCTTGGCCAAGCGGGCCTCGGAGTCACCGCTGACCAAGCCGAGCCCGGAGTACAACACCGTCGACAACACCAAAGAGCCCAGCACGATCGGCGAGATCGCCGACAAGGTGCAGCCCAGTGTGGTGAAGATCGAGGTTGTCGTCGGCAGCTCCGGCGGCTCGGGATCGGGCGTCGTCATCGAAGAAGACGGCTACATCCTGACCAACAACCACGTGATCTCGGCCGCGGCCGACCAGCCTGAGGCCGCGATCACCGTCTACTACGTCGACGGCTCGGCAAGTCCAGCGCAGATCGTCGGACGTGACACCGCCTCGGATCTCGCAGTGCTCAAGGTCGACAAGCCCGGGCTCGTGCCGATCGACATCGGCAAGAGCGGCAACGTCAAGGTCGGTGACGAGGTCGTCGCGTTCGGCTCCCCGCTCGGCCTGGCCGGCACCGTGACGTCCGGCATCGTCTCCGCGCTCAACCGCCCGATGCATCTGGGCGGGGAAGGCAGCGACACCGACGCCTACATCCTGGCCGTCCAGACCGACGCCTCGATCAACCCCGGCAACTCCGGTGGCGCACTGGTCGACGCGCAGGGCGCGCTCATCGGGATCAACAGTGCGATCGCCAGCTTCGCATCGGCCGGCGGCCAGGCCGGCAGCATCGGGCTCGGCTTCGCGATCCCGGTCGACTACGCGATGTCGATCGCCACCTCGCTGATCTCCGGTGAGCAGCCGCAGCACGGATCGCTGGGCCTGTCCGCGGAGTCCGTCACCGACGGCACCAACGACGGCGTACGCATCGTGCGGGTCGACCCCGGCGGCGCGGCCGAGCAGGCCGGACTCGCCGCAAAGGACATCATCGTCGAGGCCGACGGCATCAAGATCGGCGCGGTCGAAGACCTGCTCGCCGTCGCCAACCTGCGCAAGCCAGGCGATGCCATCACCGTCAAGGTCATCTCCGGCAACAGCGAGAAGGACGTCCAAGTCACCCTCGGATAG
- a CDS encoding anti-sigma factor family protein: MTHLSTEAVAAYVDGELAPVPHERAERHIHECMECAYAVGVQFQCKQSLRSSESDDVSVPQTLMQRLGNIPFSAELDERDRLTGRGIGVDEGGRFEFSVAAPTSDRRPGPPGSLRRSRVFKGGAALVAIGVGLTLSPTILGDEPDFVNSPASDGHQPRTVHVVHEQSK; encoded by the coding sequence GTGACCCACTTATCGACCGAGGCGGTCGCGGCGTACGTCGATGGAGAGCTTGCCCCGGTGCCGCACGAGCGGGCCGAACGCCACATCCATGAATGTATGGAGTGCGCGTACGCCGTCGGAGTACAGTTTCAGTGCAAGCAGTCGCTGCGCTCCTCGGAGTCAGATGACGTTTCGGTTCCCCAGACGCTGATGCAGCGGCTGGGGAATATCCCGTTCTCGGCCGAGCTCGACGAGCGCGACCGGCTCACCGGGCGGGGGATCGGTGTCGATGAGGGCGGCCGCTTCGAGTTCTCGGTAGCCGCGCCCACCAGCGACCGGCGCCCGGGACCACCCGGATCGCTGCGGCGCAGCCGGGTCTTCAAGGGCGGCGCCGCCCTCGTCGCGATCGGCGTGGGACTGACGCTGAGCCCGACTATCCTCGGCGACGAGCCGGACTTTGTGAACTCACCGGCCAGTGACGGGCACCAACCGCGGACCGTGCACGTCGTACACGAGCAATCAAAGTAA
- the sigE gene encoding RNA polymerase sigma factor SigE — protein sequence MTRSQAESTATEQAPDTADGTQWVPPTWDEIVREHSARVYRLAYRLSGNQHDAEDLTQETFIRVFRSLASFQPGTFEGWMHRITTNLFLDMARRRSRIRFDHLSDEAERLPGTHADPVAVFDANHMDSDIQAALADLPPDFRAAVVLCDIEGLSYEEIASTLGIKLGTVRSRIHRGRVQLREALAHRAPRASSEVGA from the coding sequence ATGACCCGAAGCCAGGCCGAATCCACCGCCACCGAGCAGGCGCCGGATACCGCTGACGGGACGCAGTGGGTGCCACCCACCTGGGATGAGATCGTGCGCGAGCACTCCGCGCGGGTCTACCGCCTCGCCTACCGCCTGTCGGGCAACCAGCACGATGCTGAGGATCTGACCCAGGAGACCTTCATCCGGGTGTTCCGCTCACTGGCCTCGTTCCAACCCGGAACGTTCGAAGGCTGGATGCACCGGATCACCACCAACCTGTTCCTGGATATGGCCCGCCGCCGTAGCCGGATCCGCTTCGACCACCTCTCCGACGAGGCCGAGCGGCTGCCGGGCACGCACGCCGACCCGGTCGCGGTATTCGATGCCAACCACATGGACTCCGACATCCAGGCCGCGCTGGCCGATCTGCCGCCGGACTTCCGTGCCGCCGTCGTACTCTGCGACATCGAGGGTCTGTCCTACGAGGAGATCGCCAGCACGCTGGGCATCAAGCTCGGCACGGTGCGCAGCCGCATCCACCGCGGCCGCGTCCAGCTGCGCGAAGCGCTGGCCCACCGCGCGCCCCGCGCGAGCTCGGAGGTCGGCGCGTGA